The following are encoded in a window of Dysidea avara chromosome 4, odDysAvar1.4, whole genome shotgun sequence genomic DNA:
- the LOC136252724 gene encoding uncharacterized protein, whose amino-acid sequence MSDHDAKDYDTVKAAIFRRYDINEETTDDDSDLAEKWLKGRADRQAVVDELVKEQFVEVLPEEIKVWVNERKPRTSEEAGRLAEDYRQARKGDLWVPGMEPKKSRQRTCFTCKQPGHLARDCPTKVATGVSSKGEDATKGETAVKGERKKREDKPLVCYNCGGRGYTSRQCPSGSFYCGARNPYKSSKSKFLSRCEGMVEGQLVSDIVLDTGCSRTLVHSDLVSDEKLRQGEAVTVQCAHGDTVVYPLANMELEVHGQAVSVEVVVSEILPQSVLLGTDVPELLNLLRANDGGQALMVVTRRQALAQAAQLEQGESTDSSSSVEPVQEPEVATGQPEEQMSVSPSADSNEQFVLSGEFDFGDDMFVDDRAVRSKKSRSDKRKDRYEWACLKRLQEDIPNVNQSKQELRKLQDEVLGIRDMRERSPKQFVEQDGLLYHVWTPKKKSGEAVEQLVLPEQFHQIVCKLAHTIPLAGHLGRDKTVKRISRRFFWPALFRDVADYCRRCPECQRTAKGSHRRVPLIPPPIMKEPFERIALDIIGPLPRSRRGNQHILVVCDYATRYPEAMPLRSIDAGTVAEHLIQLFARVGIPREILSDQGTNFMSQLLKELYNLLRIHQIRTSPYHPQTDGLDTTGFSPFELLYGREVRSPLDVLKEVWEANKKSDESVASHILLVRERLEEMTELVEENVRAAQGQQKKWYDQTARQRELQPDEEVLVLLPNSSNKLLAQWQGPYRILRRVGKVNYEVLMPNKRKRKNVFQVNMLKKWYPPVATSFWLVEQMDMKEYMPTWKCEGSDAPIVSDQLSKQQLRQLYDLLAKFKMVMSSKCGWTSVCQHHIHIRGDTPVRQQPYRLPHVYREAVEKVVETMLAEGIIEPCSSEWASPVVVVKKKDNTIRLCVDYRRLNAVTRVDAYPMPRVDDILDKVGQARYISTLDLAKGYWQVPVAVEDRPKTAFITPQGLYQLRMMPFGLCGAPATFQRMMDHVIRGMNKFASAYLNDLFVFSSSWEDHLEHLQAVLKRLQSLGLTAKPSKCQLAMTECKYLGHVVGNGVVKPERGKLQAIAQFPLLTTKKQVRSFLGLTGYYIRFIPHYATIATPLTNLTRKSVPEHTDASEVGVGAVLSQQDDQGHDHPVSFFSKKLLPREQRFSTVEKECLAVKLGIEAFEVYLLGRQFVIQTDHRALQWLTKFRNHNSRLMRWSLALQPYIFQVQHRKGTDNANADTLSRLPYWEDVSTELCDAKEGGRSVIEKLNGVTLT is encoded by the exons ATGAGCGACCACGACGCAAAGGACTATGACACAGTGAAAGCAGCCATTTTTCGTCGTTACGACATCAATGAAGAGACCACCGACGACGATTCC GATCTGGCAGAAAAGTGGCTGAAGGGACGTGCAGATCGCCAGGCAGTGGTCGATGAGTTGGTGAAGGAGCAATTTGTGGAGGTCCTGCCTGAGGAGATTAAAGTATGGGTCAATGAGAGGAAACCGCGGACTAGTGAGGAAGCTGGTCGACTGGCTGAGGACTACAGACAAGCCAGGAAGGGGGATCTTTGGGTTCCAGGTATGGAGCCAAAGAAAAGCAGGCAAAGGACATGTTTTACCTGTAAGCAACCTGGTCATCTGGCGAGAGACTGCCCTACGAAGGTGGCAACAGGAGTGTCCTCAAAAGGGGAGGATGCTACGAAGGGAGAGACTGCTGTAAAGGGAGAGAGGAAGAAACGGGAGGACAAGCCCTTAGTATGTTACAATTGTGGAGGTAGGGGGTATACATCAAGGCAATGCCCAAGTGGCTCATTTTATTGTGGGGCAAGGAATCCTTACAAATCCTCTAAGAGTAAGTTTTTGAGTAGGTGTGAGGGTATGGTGGAAGGTCAGTTGGTATCTGATATTGTATTAGATACTGGTTGTTCTAGGACCTTAGTCCATAGTGACCTTGTCAGTGACGAGAAGCTGAGACAAGGTGAGGCTGTTACAGTCCAGTGTGCTCACGGGGATACTGTGGTGTATCCTCTTGCCAATATGGAGTTGGAAGTGCATGGACAGGCTGTGTCAGTGGAGGTTGTGGTATCAGAGATTTTACCACAGTCTGTGTTGTTGGGGACAGATGTTCCTGAGCTGTTGAATTTGTTGAGAGCCAATGATGGTGGACAGGCCCTCATGGTGGTTACTAGGCGTCAGGCCCTAGCACAAGCAGCCCAGTTAGAGCAAGGGGAATCAACTGATTCTTCCAGTAGTGTAGAGCCTGTACAGGAACCTGAGGTAGCCACGGGACAACCGGAGGAGCAAATGAGTGTTTCTCCTAGTGCGGATAGCAACGAGCAGTTTGTGTTGTCAGGTGAGTTTGATTTTGGTGATGACATGTTTGTTGATGATAGGGCTGTAAGATCAAAGAAGTCACGATCAGACAAGAGGAAGGACCGGTATGAATGGGCATGTCTTAAGAGGCTTCAAGAAGATATCCCCAATGTGAATCAGTCTAAACAGGAGCTGCGTAAGCTGCAGGATGAGGTTCTGGGAATTCGGGATATGAGGGAGAGAAGCCCTAAGCAGTTTGTTGAGCAAGATGGTCTGCTGTATCATGTGTGGACCCCGAAGAAAAAATCAGGGGAAGCTGTAGAACAACTGGTTTTACCAGAGCAGTTCCACCAGATAGTGTGTAAGTTGGCTCACACTATCCCACTAGCAGGTCACCTTGGTAGAGACAAGACTGTTAAGAGAATCAGTAGACGGTTCTTTTGGCCAGCTTTATTCCGTGATGTGGCAGACTACTGTCGCCGATGCCCTGAATGTCAGCGTActgcaaagggaagccatcggAGAGTACCTCTAATACCTCCACCAATAATGAAGGAGCCTTTTGAGCGTATAGCTTTGGACATTATTGGTCCTCTGCCCCGCAGTAGAAGAGGTAACCAGCATATATTGGTAGTGTGCGACTATGCTACTAGGTATCCAGAGGCCATGCCTCTTCGTTCCATTGATGCAGGTACAGTGGCAGAGCACCTGATCCAGTTATTTGCTCGTGTGGGCATTCCAAGAGAGATTCTGTCGGATCAAGGCACCAACTTCATGTCGCAACTTCTTAAGGAGTTGTACAACCTCTTGCGGATACACCAGATCCGTACATCTCCTTACCATCCGCAGACTGACGGATTG GACACAACAGGATTCTCCCCATTTGAGCTTCTATATGGAAGAGAAGTTAGAAGTCCACTTGATGTGCTTAAAGAAGTGTGGGAAGCCAACAAGAAGAGTGATGAGAGTGTTGCGTCACATATTCTCTTAGTACGTGAACGGTTGGAGGAGATGACTGAGCTGGTGGAAGAGAATGTTAGAGCAGCACAGGGGCAGCAGAAGAAGTGGTATGATCAGACAGCTAGGCAGAGAGAGCTACAGCCAGATGAGGAGGTACTTGTGTTGTTACCTAATAGTAGTAATAAGTTGTTAGCTCAGTGGCAAGGGCCATATCGCATACTACGCAGGGTAGGTAAGGTGAATTATGAGGTGTTGATGCCAAATAAGAGGAAGAGGAAGAATGTATTTCAAGTGAATATGCTGAAGAAGTGGTATCCACCAGTAGCTACAAGTTTTTGGTTAGTAGAACAAATGGACATGAAAGAGTATATGCCCACATGGAAGTGTGAGGGTAGTGATGCTCCTATTGTAAGTGACCAGCTGTCTAAGCAACAGTTGAGGCAGTTGTATGACTTGCTGGCAAAGTTTAAGATGGTGATGAGTAGTAAATGTGGATGGACTTCAGTCTGTCAACACCACATTCACATTAGAGGAGATACTCCAGTCCGTCAGCAGCCATACCGGTTGCCACATGTGTATAGAGAAGCTGTAGAAAAGGTAGTAGAGACGATGCTGGCTGAGGGCATTATTGAGCCCTGTAGCAGTGAATGGGCCTCACCAGTTGTGGTTGTTAAGAAGAAGGACAACACCATCCGGCTGTGCGTGGATTACAGAAGACTTAATGCTGTGACACGGGTTGATGCTTACCCGATGCCACGGGTGGATGATATCCTGGACAAGGTGGGTCAGGCTAGATACATATCCACTCTAGATCTGGCGAAGGGATATTGGCAGGTGCCAGTTGCTGTAGAGGATCGTCCCAAGACTGCTTTTATCACACCCCAGGGGTTATATCAGTTGCGTATGATGCCATTCGGTCTGTGTGGGGCACCGGCTACATTCCAACGCATGATGGATCATGTTATTAGAGGAATGAACAAGTTTGCCAGTGCCTACCTCAACGACCTCTTTGTGTTTAGCAGTTCTTGGGAAGATCACCTGGAACACCTCCAGGCAGTGTTGAAGCGTCTTCAGTCATTGGGTTTGACAGCTAAACCTTCTAAGTGCCAGTTGGCTATGACAGAGTGTAAGTATTTAGGGCATGTGGTGGGGAATGGAGTGGTGAAGCCAGAGAGGGGCAAGCTTCAAGCAATAGCCCAGTTTCCGCTTCTGACAACCAAGAAGCAAGTGCGATCCTTCCTTGGATTAACTGGCTACTATATACGTTTTATTCCTCACTATGCCACTATTGCTACACCTCTCACCAACCTCACCAGAAAGTCAGTTCCGGAACAT ACAGATGCCTCCGAAGTAGGGGTTGGAGCTGTCCTGAGCCAGCAGGATGATCAGGGACATGATCACCCAGTATCCTTCTTTAgcaagaagcttttacctagaGAGCAGCGGTTCTCGACAGTTGAGAAGGAGTGTTTGGCTGTCAAATTGGGTATCGAAGCTTTTGAAGTTTACTTGCTGGGCAGACAGTTTGTGATTCAGACAGATCATAGAGCCTTACAGTGGCTCACAAAATTCAGGAATCACAATAGTAGACTGATGAGGTGGAGTCTGGCATTACAGCCATATATCTTCCAAGTGCAACATAGGAAGGGTACTGATAATGCTAACGCAGATACTCTCTCCAGATTACCATACTGGGAAGATGTCTCAACAGAGCTGTGTGATGCTAAAGAAGGAGGGAGGAGTGTGATAGAGAAGCTGAATGGAGTGACACTcacttga
- the LOC136252725 gene encoding uncharacterized protein, which yields MKCDEGPSGSQEQIITLASVFIGKSKEFMDLIEVSVNLDRAVQMFVKHPEQKTKYEYFWKEAKRFLDEGIGAAVDDRRHLQITHLSTAISIRDFKEQVQARCPEGTAVPCEEWLRLQFWPTNPKYKTAMHYTGKLKVRFMIQARQFRKTHPDEHYAVALFRYFREFAIKFKSVTTMACLDDKHKIKIGEPGFPVAATERGRRVLVEVGASFDVGDHDFMKFGIIPSVALINNIPDEFSGSWYRGQVNVSLKECAFEPSSPMHHATELSCILDSQVENKHILLVYTDGGPDHRVTYLSVQVALISLFLKFDLDFVCAARTAPCHSWRNPVERIMSTLNLGLQCVGLMREKLDDHFEDEVKKCNNLKQLRDTA from the exons ATGAAGTGTGATGAAGGACCAAGTGGAAGCCAAGAACAAATAATTACACTTGCTAGTGTTTTCATTGGAAAGTCCAAAGAGTTCATGGATTTAATAGAGGTATCAGTAAACTTGGATAGGGCTGTACAAATGTTTG TTAAACATCCTGAGCAAAAGACAAAATATGAATATTTTTGGAAAGAAGCTAAAAGGTTTTTAGATGAAGGGATAGGTGCTGCAGTTGATGATCGCAGACACTTGCAAATTACTCATTTGTCAACTGCTATATCCATACGAGATTTCAAAGAACAAGTACAAGCTAGATGCCCAGAAGGGACTGCAGTACCATGCGAAGAGTGGTTACGTTTACAATTTTGGCCTACAAACCCCAAATATAAGACTGCAATGCATTATACAGGTAAGCTGAAAGTTCGCTTTATGATACAAGCAAGGCAATTTAGAAAAACCCATCCAGATGAGCATTATGCAGTCGCACTGTTCAGATATTTTCGTGAATTTGCCATTAAATTTAAATCAGTTACTACAATGGCATGCTTAGATGataaacacaaaataaaaataGGGGAACCTGGGTTTCCAGTCGCAGCAACCGAAAGGGGGAGAAGAGTACTTGTCGAAGTAGGAGCAAGCTTTGATGTAGGTGACCACGATTTTATGAAATTTGGTATTATACCAAGTGTGGCTCTCATCAATAATATACCTGATGAGTTTTCTGGTTCTTGGTACCGAGGACAAGTTAATGTATCGCTGAAAGAATGTGCATTTGAACCTTCCTCTCCTATGCATCATGCAACAGAACTATCGTGCATTTTGGATAGTCAAGTAGAAAACAAACATATTTTACTAGTGTATACGGATGGTGGGCCAGATCATCGAGTAACTTATTTATCAGTGCAGGTagctctaatttcattatttttaaagtttgacttagactttgttTGTGCTGCTCGCACTGCTCCATGCCATTCTTGGCGAAATCCAGTGGAGCGTATTATGTCCACTCTTAACTTGGGTTTACAATGTGTAGGACTCATGAGAGAGAAGTTGGATGACCATTTTGAGGATGAAGTCAAAAAGTGTAATAATCTAAAACAGTTACGAGATACAGCTTAA